In one window of Mytilus trossulus isolate FHL-02 chromosome 7, PNRI_Mtr1.1.1.hap1, whole genome shotgun sequence DNA:
- the LOC134725673 gene encoding nuclear protein localization protein 4 homolog, which translates to MASSKYKPIVVRIQSPEHGTKRVEAKPSESVADFLNKIQNEFQLGDTGWRIYKNRDKKDWIRTSRAKTIDSYKIKHGDMLYLLPTDGKDLGSNLLQADNMAPSPGSSAPGVVEDEVDQILDKEDGKIYRKRNEQLCRHGPHGKCLHCVPLEPYDEEFLNSCDPPIKFLAFHSYIRKLTSGVDKGKFAYLENLSCKIKPGCTEHPPWPGGICTKCQPNAVTLNRQKFRHVDYIMFENPSIVDRFLNFWRSTGNQRVGIMYGRYEPHKDTPLGIKATVSAIYEPPQINTKGHIELLEDVLEHDVNKVAERLGIRQIGWIFTDLIADDLSKGTVKHFRGNINSHFLSAEECIMAAHFQNKHPNPCKLSPDGHFGSKFVTVVVTGDDTNQIHFEGYQVSDQCMALVRDDCFIPTIDASELGYVKESSETQYVPDVFYKVKDNYGNEVTQLARPLPVEYLLLDMPAAFPVEPQYTFRSHLHTEVTSFPVENRHVLGQPHDFNALTSYLQQFPPNRFLEAMANFHLLLYLSTSDLLPLKEKICILLDAVRNNDETLAHQFKKTEEWATVEEMMAAHVPTPLPGRPSSSYVGPKAAPLPPIGSSWTCAHCTFINTTDKDHCDMCSLPKQ; encoded by the exons atgGCTAGTTCCAAGTATAAGCCGATT GTTGTTCGTATTCAGTCTCCTGAACATGGTACAAAGAGAGTAGAAGCTAAACCCTCAGAGTCTGTCGCAGACTTCTTAAACAAG ATACAGAATGAGTTTCAACTAGGAGATACTGGTTggagaatttataaaaatagagATAAAAAAGACTGGATAAGAACATCTAGAGCCAAAACCATtgattcatataaaattaa ACATGGTGACATGTTGTATTTATTACCAACTGATGGTAAAGATCTGGGATCAAACCTTCTCCAGGCAGACAATATGGCTCCTTCTCCAGGGAGTTCTGCACCAGGGGTGGTCGAAGATGAAGTTGACCAAATATTAGATAAAGAAGATGGAAAAATATACAGGAAAAGAAATGAACAGTT GTGCCGACATGGGCCTCATGGAAAATGTCTTCACTGTGTACCATTAGAg CCATATGACGAAGAGTTCCTGAATAGTTGTGATCCACCAATAAAGTTCTTAGCATTTCATTCCTACATCAGAAAACTGACCAGTGGTGTGGATAA aggtAAATTTGCATATTTAGAGAATCTGAGTTGTAAAATCAAACCAGGATGTACTGAGCATCCACCATGGCCAGGTGGAATCTGTACAAAATGTCAACCAAATGCAGTTACACTCAATAGACAG AAATTTCGCCATGTTGATTACATCATGTTTGAGAATCCATCCATTGTTGATAGGTTCCTCAACTTCTGGAGAAGTACAGGCAATCAGAGAGTTGGTATTATGTATGGTAGATATGAACCACATAAAGACACACCATTAGGAATTAAGGCTACTGTGTCAGCTATTTATGAACCTCCTCAG ATCAATACAAAAGGCCATATAGAGTTATTAGAGGATGTATTAGAACATGACGTCAATAAAGTGGCAGAGAGGCTGGGAATACGACAAATCGGATGGATATTTACAGATCTGATAGCTGATGATTTATCCAAAGGAACTGTTAAACATTTCAGGGGAAATATT AATTCTCATTTTCTGAGTGCTGAAGAATGTATCATGGCAGCTCACTTTCAGAACAAACATCCCAATCCATGTAAATTATCTCCTGACGGGCATTTTGGTTCAAAGTTTGTCACAGTTGTTGTCACAG GTGATGACACAAACCAGATCCACTTTGAAGGATACCAGGTATCAGATCAGTGTATGGCTTTAGTAAGGGATGATTGTTTTATACCAACGATAGATGCTTCAGAACTTGGTTATGTCAAGGAATCTAGTGAAACACAGTATGTTCCTGATGTCTTCTATAAG GTGAAGGATAATTATGGAAATGAGGTCACACAACTTGCACGTCCTCTCCCTGTGGAGTATCTCTTACTAGATATGCCAGCAGCATTCCCTGTCGAACCACAGTATACATTTAGATCTCATCTCCATACAGAAGTCACATCCTTTCCTGTTGAGAACAGACATGTTTTAGGACAACCACAT GATTTCAATGCATTGACAAGCTATTTACAACAGTTTCCACCAAACCGATTTTTAGAAGCTATGGCTAACTTTCATTTACTGCTTTATCTCAGCACATCAGATCTATTACCATTAAAG gaaaaaatatgcatattacTGGATGCAGTGCGAAATAATGATGAGACACTTGCTCATCAGTTTAAAAAGACAGAAGAATGGGCAACAGTGGAAGAAATGATGGCAGCACATG TTCCCACCCCACTGCCAGGAAGGCCATCATCATCTTACGTTGGACCCAAGGCTGCACCATTACCTCCTATAGGCTCAAGTTGGACGTGTGCACATTGTACATTTATAAACACAACAGATAAAGACCATTGTGATATGTGTTCACTTCCTAAGCAATAG
- the LOC134725674 gene encoding uncharacterized protein LOC134725674, which produces MIYLILDNLKKNDFRNHGKYVNNMATVKTFDVTVTGLPPKPNHMIPKFHNRSTLFPSTFTNKLYEEKQITSSQRQAWSADPRKRSQIENICVDTKNNLDVSKTTVKQEKSVPRRRPFSAKARLESLSSKPPRTKHARDNVSVESVQGSSRNTCMELVPVGGKEVPVVDIGDNAPYPTYHYLLNSKEKYVSDDTKPFLPGLADNRVPPLALNQASEAPDSTTAGPSIKPMVHGLNSHQVIFGTDNDGQPQDIKYDLRKPTVLIKQERPLPSTLEPLRHWLSDDKAIPGINDCLIFLPAMDNYKDLPEVPPPHSVQDDLPYTTKLPPQQAATKKYHHPAFDKKHVEDWVCNHSRPGSAQRSDHQNYQTTYRNAGDIREEITELENLMQGLGNIDSDCGMVKFQGEIDRFRQMYKETMDMVPERLLHSPKDPDTFGVKEFLKQHVDIMNEIHRKHTLCLEELRIIEVEAGIDSSRKYFKHRTVPPDT; this is translated from the exons atgatatatcttattttagacaatttaaaaaaaaacgacttCCGGAACCAtggaaaatatgtaaacaacatgGCTACTGTAAAGACATTTGATGTCACTG ttACTGGATTGCCTCCAAAACCAAATCATATGATACCAAAGTTCCATAACAGAAGTACCCTTTTTCCATCAACATTCACAAATAAATTATACGAAGAAAAGCAAATCACCTCAAGTCAAAGACAAGCATGGTCTGCTGATCCTCGGAAAAGATctcaaatagaaaatatttgtgTAGACACTAAGAATAATTTGGATGTAAGTAAAACTACAGTAAAGCAAGAAAAAAGTGTTCCACGTAGAAGACCTTTCAGTGCTAAAGCCAGATTAGAGAGTTTATCATCAAAGCCACCAAGAACAAAGCATGCACGTGACAATGTATCAGTGGAGTCTGTTCAAGGTTCATCAAGAAACACATGTATGGAACTGGTACCAGTTGGTGGGAAAGAGGTACCAGTAGTTGACATTGGAGACAATGCACCATATCCTACTTATCATTACTTATTAAATTCCAAAGAAAAATATGTGTCAGATGATACAAAACCTTTCCTTCCTGGTCTGGCTGACAATAGAGTGCCTCCACTGGCCCTTAACCAGGCCTCAGAGGCTCCAGACTCTACTACAGCTGGTCCATCAATAAAACCTATGGTACATGGTCTAAATTCTCATCAGGTTATTTTTGGGACAGACAATGATGGACAACCACAAGATATTAAATATGATCTTAGGAAGCCAACCGTTTTGATAAAACAAGAAAG ACCTTTGCCATCAACATTAGAACCTTTAAGGCATTGGTTATCAGATGATAAGGCTATACCAGGCATCAATGACTGTTTAATATTTCTACCAGCCATGGACAATTATAAAGACTTGCCAGAGGTACCTCCACCACACAGTGTTCAAGATGATCTTCCATACACGACAAAACTACCACCACAGCAAGCA GCAACAAAGAAATACCATCATCCAGCTTTT GATAAGAAGCATGTTGAAGATTGGGTGTGTAATCACAGTCGACCAGGGTCAGCTCAAAGGTCTGATCATCA aAACTACCAAACAACTTACAGGAATGCTGGTGATATAAGAGAAGAAATCACAGAATTAGAAAATTTAATGCAAG gattaGGAAATATAGATTCAGATTGTGGAATGGTGAAATTCCAGGGGGAGATAGACAGATTCAGACAAATGTACAAAGAAACAATGGACATGGTCCCAGAGAG ATTACTTCACTCGCCTAAAGATCCTGACACA TTTGGTGTCAAGGAGTTTTTGAAACAGCATGTGGACATCATGAATGAAATACACAGGAAACACACACTTTGTCTGGAAGAACTGAGGATCATTGAGGTTGAAGCAGGAATAGATAGTAGTcgcaaatatttcaaacatcGTACTGTACCACCTGACACATGA